From a single Nissabacter sp. SGAir0207 genomic region:
- a CDS encoding ABC transporter permease — MRGQTLGFAAGLALLLALAGCSLFIGAGHVTLQNLWSDPEMRDIFLVSRVPRTLALLLAGSAMSVAGLIMQMLTQNRFVEPSIAGTTQSASLGLLLVMAINPGAPVMVKMVVATLFALGSTLLFVLMLNRMRMKSPLMVPLAGIMLGAVFSAVTTFLAMKLDLLQSLGGWESGDFSGVLQGRYELLWLVGVLTLLACLIADRFTVAGMGREFAVNVGLNYAQVMMLGMAIIAMVSGVVVVVIGVLPFLGLIVPNIVSMAMGDNLRRTLPWVCLCGGALVVLCDIIGRLIIYPFEIPVSVILGVIGAAVFLLLILRSQRHAG; from the coding sequence ATGCGCGGCCAAACCTTGGGCTTTGCCGCCGGGCTGGCGCTGCTGCTGGCCTTGGCGGGGTGCAGCCTGTTTATTGGCGCGGGCCATGTGACGCTGCAAAACCTCTGGTCTGACCCGGAGATGCGCGACATCTTTCTGGTGAGCCGCGTCCCGCGCACGCTGGCGCTGCTGCTGGCGGGCAGCGCCATGAGCGTTGCCGGGCTGATTATGCAGATGCTGACGCAAAACCGCTTTGTCGAGCCCTCCATCGCGGGCACCACGCAGTCCGCCAGTCTGGGGCTGCTGCTGGTGATGGCGATCAACCCCGGCGCGCCGGTAATGGTGAAGATGGTGGTGGCGACGCTGTTCGCCCTCGGCAGCACGCTGCTGTTCGTGCTGATGCTCAACCGGATGCGCATGAAGTCGCCGCTGATGGTGCCGCTGGCGGGCATCATGCTGGGGGCGGTGTTCAGCGCCGTCACCACCTTTCTGGCGATGAAGCTGGATCTGTTGCAGTCGCTGGGCGGCTGGGAGTCAGGGGACTTCTCCGGCGTGTTGCAGGGGCGCTATGAGCTGCTGTGGCTGGTCGGCGTGCTGACGCTGCTCGCCTGCTTGATCGCCGATCGCTTCACCGTCGCGGGCATGGGGCGGGAGTTCGCGGTCAACGTTGGGCTGAACTACGCGCAGGTGATGATGCTGGGCATGGCGATCATCGCGATGGTCAGCGGCGTGGTAGTGGTGGTGATTGGCGTGCTGCCGTTCCTCGGGCTGATTGTGCCGAACATCGTCAGCATGGCGATGGGTGACAATTTGCGCCGCACCCTGCCGTGGGTCTGCCTGTGCGGTGGCGCGCTGGTGGTACTGTGCGACATCATTGGCCGGCTGATCATCTACCCGTTCGAAATCCCGGTGAGCGTGATCCTCGGGGTGATTGGCGCGGCGGTCTTCCTGCTGCTGATTTTAAGGAGCCAACGCCATGCAGGCTGA
- a CDS encoding malate:quinone oxidoreductase, translated as MNKLRANALCLNTVMSVTQAAAEEKQIVDVVLIGGGIMSATLGAYLQELEPEWQIHMYERLSTVADESSNGWNNAGTGHAALAEMNYTPQKPDGSIDISKAVAINEAFQISRQFWAYQVQRNVMQSPRSFINSVPHMSFVWGEENINFLRKRHAALQQSSLFRGMEYSEDPATLHQWIPAVMAGRDPAQKVAATRIATGTDVNFGEVTRQLVTSLKKSDRFTHKMGHEVRDIKRNADQTWTVTVADMQNGGKERRVRTRFIFIGAGGASLTLLQKSGIPEAKNYGGFPVGGEFLVTENPEVVKLHMAKVYGKATVGAPPMSVPHLDTRVLDGKRVLLFGPFATFSSKFLKNGSLWDLFGSLRTSNIMPMAHVGIDNFNLVKYLVGQLMLSDDDRHKALQEYFPQARKEDWKLWVAGQRVQIIEKDEKKGGVLRLGTEVVTSQDGTIAALLGASPGASTAAPIMLELMERVFKDKVASPAWQAKLKQIIPSYGQSLDGNPALTEQVLQETSRILELESLPPQQDAAPQAEPAAVAAL; from the coding sequence ATGAACAAACTACGTGCCAATGCGCTTTGCTTGAATACGGTAATGTCGGTTACGCAAGCGGCGGCAGAGGAAAAGCAGATCGTTGATGTTGTGTTAATTGGCGGCGGCATCATGAGCGCGACGTTGGGCGCTTACTTGCAAGAGCTGGAGCCGGAGTGGCAGATCCACATGTACGAGCGCCTCTCCACGGTAGCGGATGAGAGCTCCAACGGCTGGAACAATGCGGGCACCGGCCATGCCGCGCTGGCGGAGATGAACTACACGCCGCAGAAGCCAGATGGCTCAATTGACATCAGCAAGGCGGTGGCGATCAACGAGGCTTTCCAGATTTCACGCCAGTTCTGGGCCTATCAGGTTCAGCGCAATGTGATGCAAAGCCCGCGCTCCTTTATCAACAGCGTCCCACACATGAGCTTCGTCTGGGGCGAAGAGAACATCAACTTCCTGCGTAAGCGCCACGCGGCCCTGCAACAGAGCAGCCTGTTCCGCGGCATGGAGTACTCCGAAGACCCGGCCACCCTGCACCAGTGGATCCCGGCGGTGATGGCGGGGCGCGATCCGGCGCAGAAGGTGGCGGCCACCCGCATTGCCACCGGCACCGACGTCAACTTTGGTGAGGTGACGCGCCAACTGGTCACCTCGCTGAAGAAGAGCGACCGCTTCACCCACAAGATGGGCCACGAAGTGCGCGACATCAAACGCAACGCCGACCAGACCTGGACCGTGACCGTGGCGGACATGCAGAACGGCGGTAAAGAGCGCCGGGTTCGCACCCGCTTCATCTTTATCGGCGCGGGCGGCGCGTCACTGACGCTGTTGCAGAAGTCCGGCATCCCGGAGGCGAAAAACTACGGCGGCTTCCCGGTCGGCGGCGAGTTCCTGGTGACAGAAAACCCGGAGGTGGTGAAGCTGCACATGGCGAAGGTCTACGGCAAGGCCACGGTCGGCGCACCGCCGATGTCCGTGCCGCACCTCGACACCCGAGTGCTGGACGGCAAGCGTGTGCTGCTGTTCGGGCCGTTCGCCACCTTCTCCAGCAAGTTCCTGAAGAACGGTTCGCTGTGGGATCTGTTCGGCAGCCTGCGCACCTCCAACATCATGCCGATGGCCCACGTCGGCATCGATAACTTCAATCTGGTGAAGTATCTGGTTGGCCAGTTGATGCTGAGCGACGACGATCGCCACAAGGCGTTGCAGGAGTACTTCCCGCAGGCGCGCAAAGAGGACTGGAAGCTGTGGGTCGCTGGCCAGCGCGTGCAGATCATTGAAAAAGATGAGAAGAAGGGCGGCGTGCTGCGCCTCGGCACCGAAGTGGTCACCTCGCAGGATGGCACCATCGCCGCGCTGCTCGGGGCCTCGCCGGGAGCCTCCACCGCCGCGCCAATCATGCTGGAGCTGATGGAGCGCGTCTTCAAAGACAAAGTTGCCTCACCGGCCTGGCAGGCGAAGCTGAAGCAGATCATCCCCTCCTACGGCCAGTCGCTCGATGGCAACCCGGCGTTGACCGAGCAGGTGTTGCAGGAGACCAGCCGCATCCTGGAGCTGGAGAGCCTGCCGCCGCAGCAGGACGCGGCTCCACAGGCCGAGCCGGCCGCCGTCGCCGCGCTCTGA
- a CDS encoding DJ-1/PfpI family protein codes for MLNPTPLSIGLLLFPNLTQLDLTGPYEVFSRAPNTRLHLIWKDLEPVRSDRGLAMLPTTTFDGCPPLDILCVPGGPGQVALMEDEETLAFLRRMAAGAKLVTSVCTGSLVLGAAGLLQGYRATSHWAALDQLALLGARPVAERVVRDRNRITGAGVTSGLDFALTVVADLYGEEVAQTLQLHMEYDPAPPFDTGSPRTAPTAIRKAAREAVAPFTEQRRQATLRAAEKLKG; via the coding sequence ATGTTGAACCCAACCCCCCTGTCCATCGGTTTATTGCTGTTTCCCAACCTGACCCAGCTCGATCTCACTGGCCCATATGAAGTATTTTCGCGCGCGCCCAATACCCGCCTGCACCTGATCTGGAAAGATCTGGAGCCGGTGCGCTCGGATCGTGGGCTGGCGATGCTGCCGACCACCACCTTCGACGGCTGCCCGCCGCTGGATATCCTCTGCGTGCCCGGCGGGCCGGGGCAGGTGGCGCTGATGGAGGATGAGGAGACGCTGGCATTCCTGCGGCGCATGGCGGCGGGCGCGAAGCTGGTGACCTCGGTCTGCACCGGATCGCTGGTGCTGGGTGCCGCTGGCCTGTTGCAGGGCTACCGCGCCACCTCGCACTGGGCGGCACTCGACCAACTGGCGCTGCTGGGCGCGCGCCCGGTGGCGGAGCGGGTGGTGCGTGACCGCAACCGCATCACCGGCGCGGGCGTGACCTCCGGCCTCGATTTCGCCCTGACAGTGGTGGCGGATCTCTATGGCGAGGAGGTGGCGCAGACTCTCCAGCTTCACATGGAGTATGACCCGGCCCCGCCCTTTGATACCGGCTCGCCGCGCACCGCCCCCACCGCCATCCGCAAGGCCGCCCGTGAGGCCGTCGCCCCCTTTACCGAGCAGCGTCGACAGGCCACGCTGCGGGCAGCGGAGAAGCTCAAGGGGTGA
- a CDS encoding TonB-dependent siderophore receptor, translating to MDATHSYRLRPCALLLAGLISGHAYAAESLSSAAPTESGEVMTVQATAEQELKQQPGVSIITAEDIKKNPPVNDLSDIIRKMPGVNLTGNSATGSRGNNRQIDIRGMGPENTLIMIDGVPVTSRNAVRYSWTGERDSRGDSNWVPAEMVERIEVLRGPAAARYGSGAAGGVVNIITKRPTNDWHGSLSLFTNQPEDDKEGATKRANFSLSGPLAGDALTMSLYGNLNKTDADAADINRQQNGSYAAGREGVRNKDINTQLSWKITPTQIVDFSYGYSRQGNIYAGDTQYSNGNLSPGGLVDTLYGDETNRLYRQSYGITHNGIWDWGQSRVGVYYEKTNNTRLQEGSTGRVEGMINSTDYSTSRLENTRANGELILPLALWVDQTMTLGAEWNREQLDDPASMQATSASGVIIDGASGDPSQRSSKNSAELSALYVEDNIEATPGTHLIPGLRFDYHSKFGANWSPSLNASQELGEMFTLKAGIARVFKSPNLYQSSKGYLLYTRGNGCPVGITANCYLLGNDDLDAEVSVNKEIGLEFSHNGYHAGITYFRNDYRNKIVAGTDVVGTASNGYNILRWENGGKAVVEGLEGNLTVPVLDSLEWRTNATYMITSESKETGNPLSIIPEYTINTMLDWQATDKLSANVNWTMYGRQKPRTTPENHVAIADTEVGAYSVVGLNVNYDLIKDLRLNAGINNLFDKRVYRANSGASTYNEPGRAYYAGVTLSF from the coding sequence ATGGACGCCACACATTCTTACAGATTACGGCCGTGCGCACTGTTGCTGGCCGGGCTGATTAGCGGTCACGCTTATGCGGCAGAGTCCCTGTCCAGCGCGGCCCCGACCGAAAGTGGCGAGGTGATGACGGTGCAGGCCACCGCCGAGCAGGAGTTGAAGCAGCAGCCCGGCGTCTCCATCATTACCGCCGAAGACATCAAGAAAAACCCGCCTGTGAATGACCTCTCTGACATCATCCGCAAAATGCCGGGCGTCAACCTGACCGGCAACAGCGCCACCGGCAGCCGGGGCAATAACCGCCAGATCGACATCCGTGGCATGGGGCCGGAGAACACGCTGATCATGATTGATGGCGTACCGGTCACGTCGCGCAACGCAGTGCGCTATAGCTGGACGGGCGAGCGCGACAGCCGTGGCGACTCCAACTGGGTGCCCGCCGAGATGGTCGAGCGCATTGAGGTGCTGCGCGGCCCGGCGGCGGCGCGTTACGGTTCCGGCGCGGCAGGCGGCGTGGTGAACATCATCACCAAGCGGCCGACCAATGACTGGCACGGCTCGCTGTCGCTGTTCACCAACCAGCCGGAGGATGACAAAGAGGGGGCGACCAAGCGCGCCAACTTCAGCCTCAGCGGCCCGCTGGCTGGCGATGCCCTGACCATGAGCCTCTACGGCAACCTCAACAAGACCGACGCCGATGCCGCCGACATCAACCGCCAGCAGAACGGCTCCTATGCCGCGGGCCGCGAGGGGGTGCGCAATAAAGACATCAACACCCAACTCTCCTGGAAGATCACCCCGACGCAGATCGTGGACTTCAGCTACGGCTACAGCCGGCAGGGCAATATCTACGCCGGCGACACCCAGTACAGCAACGGCAACCTCAGCCCAGGTGGGCTGGTGGACACGCTGTATGGCGACGAGACTAACCGCCTCTACCGCCAGAGCTACGGCATCACGCACAACGGCATCTGGGATTGGGGCCAGTCGCGCGTCGGCGTCTACTACGAGAAGACCAACAACACCCGTTTGCAGGAGGGCAGCACCGGGCGCGTGGAGGGGATGATCAACAGCACCGACTACAGCACCAGCCGACTGGAGAACACCCGCGCCAATGGCGAGCTGATCCTGCCGCTCGCGCTGTGGGTTGACCAGACCATGACGCTCGGCGCGGAGTGGAACCGCGAGCAACTGGACGATCCGGCCTCGATGCAGGCGACCAGCGCGTCTGGCGTCATTATTGACGGTGCCTCGGGCGATCCGTCCCAGCGCAGCAGCAAAAACAGCGCCGAACTGAGCGCGCTCTACGTTGAGGACAACATTGAGGCCACGCCCGGTACTCACCTCATTCCCGGCCTGCGTTTCGATTATCACAGCAAGTTCGGCGCCAACTGGAGCCCGAGCCTGAACGCCTCACAGGAGCTGGGCGAGATGTTCACGCTGAAGGCGGGCATTGCGCGGGTCTTCAAATCACCGAACCTCTACCAGTCGAGCAAGGGTTACCTGCTCTATACGCGCGGCAATGGCTGTCCGGTGGGCATCACCGCCAACTGCTACCTGCTGGGCAATGACGATCTGGATGCGGAAGTGAGCGTCAACAAAGAGATCGGGCTGGAGTTCTCCCACAACGGCTACCACGCGGGCATCACCTACTTCCGCAACGACTACCGAAACAAGATTGTGGCCGGTACCGATGTGGTGGGCACGGCATCCAACGGCTATAACATCCTGCGTTGGGAGAATGGCGGCAAGGCCGTGGTGGAAGGGCTGGAAGGCAACCTGACGGTGCCGGTGCTCGACTCGCTGGAGTGGCGCACCAATGCCACCTACATGATCACCTCGGAGAGCAAAGAGACCGGCAACCCGCTGTCGATCATCCCGGAGTACACCATCAACACCATGCTGGACTGGCAGGCGACCGACAAGCTCTCCGCCAACGTCAACTGGACGATGTATGGCCGCCAGAAGCCGCGCACCACGCCTGAAAACCACGTGGCGATCGCCGACACGGAAGTGGGTGCCTACTCCGTGGTCGGGCTGAACGTGAACTATGACCTGATCAAGGATCTGCGCCTGAACGCTGGCATCAACAACCTGTTCGATAAGCGTGTCTACCGCGCCAATTCCGGTGCCTCAACCTACAACGAGCCGGGCCGCGCCTACTACGCGGGCGTCACCCTCTCCTTCTGA
- a CDS encoding siderophore ABC transporter substrate-binding protein produces the protein MRLRVALFSSAVTAALALTGCDSASKDADAAPKITLEHAQGSTQVPLHPQKVVILNPATLDNADALHISVAGVPQTDSHLPPFLAKYSGSSYLNAGTLFEPNYEALSNAKPDLIIAGGRAHDAYDKLSAIAPTIALDVDPQHFTQSLTQRTEQLASLFGKEEEAKALLSNFDAQIAALKAKSANAGSAMVLMISGGKMSAYSPGSRFGFVFDELGFTPASSFPQTGKHGNVVSSEFILNANPDWLFVMDRDNAIGRPEGQSAQQVLDNPLIEKTNAWKNQHVVYLDSASLYIAGGIQSYSRMMDKISAALDSAGQ, from the coding sequence ATGCGCTTACGTGTTGCCCTGTTTTCTTCTGCCGTAACGGCCGCCCTGGCTTTGACGGGTTGTGATAGCGCGTCCAAGGACGCTGACGCCGCCCCCAAAATTACCCTCGAGCACGCGCAGGGCAGCACACAGGTGCCGCTGCATCCCCAGAAGGTGGTGATCCTCAACCCGGCGACGCTGGACAATGCCGACGCCCTGCACATCAGCGTCGCGGGCGTGCCGCAGACTGACTCCCACCTGCCGCCTTTCCTGGCAAAATACAGCGGCAGCAGCTACTTGAACGCTGGCACGCTGTTTGAGCCAAACTACGAGGCGCTGAGCAACGCCAAGCCTGACCTGATCATCGCTGGCGGCCGCGCCCATGACGCCTATGACAAACTGAGCGCCATCGCGCCGACCATCGCGCTGGATGTCGATCCGCAACATTTCACCCAAAGCCTGACGCAGCGCACTGAGCAACTGGCCTCGCTGTTTGGCAAGGAAGAGGAGGCGAAGGCACTGCTCAGCAATTTCGACGCACAGATCGCCGCGCTGAAGGCCAAATCCGCCAACGCTGGCTCGGCGATGGTGCTGATGATCAGCGGCGGCAAGATGTCCGCCTACAGCCCCGGCTCGCGCTTTGGCTTTGTGTTTGATGAGCTGGGCTTCACACCGGCCAGCAGCTTCCCGCAGACCGGCAAGCACGGCAACGTTGTCTCCTCGGAGTTCATCCTCAACGCCAACCCGGACTGGCTGTTCGTGATGGATCGTGACAACGCCATCGGCCGCCCGGAGGGGCAGTCCGCCCAGCAGGTGCTGGATAACCCACTGATTGAGAAGACCAACGCTTGGAAAAACCAGCATGTGGTCTACCTTGACTCCGCGTCGCTCTACATCGCGGGCGGCATCCAGAGCTACAGCCGCATGATGGACAAGATCAGCGCGGCGCTGGACAGCGCAGGGCAGTGA